The Electrophorus electricus isolate fEleEle1 chromosome 8, fEleEle1.pri, whole genome shotgun sequence genome contains the following window.
GAGAGGTAATGGCAGAAATGAAAGGACagatataaagaaaagaaaatactgaATAAGAGATTGTACTAAAACTGTTATTAATTACAGCTGAGTAAGAGACCATGTTTAGTGCACAGTGTATATTTAGTGTACATACTGCCTTAATATAGTTTTATCTTACATATTTATGCAATATCATGAGACTGTACAAATGACTGTTTGAAATGACAACCAGACATATGTGTTCTGCACTTGATTAATTGAATGATGGTTTCATAACTACTTTATGTCATATTTCTTTGCAGATAAAGGAAAAACATGACATACAAAGACCTAACAGAAAATGGAAGCACAggaaacatttctctttgttaTGAACATCATCCTAAGTCATGTCAGAAGTTTGTTTATCCTCTGACCTTTAGAGCTGTGATATATTTTGTCACTGGAGCAATTGTACTTCTTACTTTATTTGGAAACCTTTTCGTGATTATAACCATCACTcatttcaagcagctccacacaccaactaactacttcactctttctctggctGTAGCTGACTTGCTTTTTGGAGGAGTTTCAATGCCTCCTAGCATGATACGCACTGTGGAGACCTGCTGGTATTTTGGAACtgtattctgtaaaatacacagcagTCTTGACATTATGTTGTGCTGTGCATCACTGCTGAATCTTGTGTGCATCGCTGTTGATCGATACTATGCTGTGTGCCACCCCCTTATGTATCACATTAAGATAACCCCTCttgttgctgtgtttctgaTAGCTGCAAGTTGGAGTTTTGCTACTCTTCCAGCCCTTGTGATGATGTTTCCATATTTCAATGCTAAAAGCAGTGAAGATTTTTACAAGGATAATGCAGTTTGCAAAGGACTCTGTGTGGTGCATGTAGCACCCATGACAAGCCTGACACtctccattttgtgtttttacctcCCTGCTGCTGTCATGCTCAGTTtgtacttaaaaatatttactgttgcaAAGATGCAGTCACGTTCCATTCACAATGCCCTTTATGACAGTT
Protein-coding sequences here:
- the LOC113567758 gene encoding trace amine-associated receptor 1-like — protein: MDINLTENGSTGNISLCYEHHPKSCQKFVYPLTFRAVIYFVTGAIVLLTLFGNLFVIITITHFKQLHTPTNYFTLSLAVADLLFGGVSMPPSMIRTVETCWYFGTVFCKIHSSLDIMLCCASLLNLVCIAVDRYYAVCHPLMYHIKITPLVAVFLIAASWSFATLPALVMMFPYFNAKSSEDFYKDNAVCKGLCVVHVAPMTSLTLSILCFYLPAAVMLSLYLKIFTVAKMQSRSIHNALYDSSDKKHSGKKNSKKNPTISKSEIKATKTLSIVMGVFLLFYAPGFIYSIMIPIFGYIGPAQLFDVLSWIGYSNSACNPIVYALFYRWFRKALKIIVFGQIFQQNSSRIKLSLE